The following are encoded together in the Acidimicrobiales bacterium genome:
- the trpA gene encoding tryptophan synthase subunit alpha, whose amino-acid sequence MPDPPADPPAGVPVESTLRAAVAAGRKLLITYVTGGFDREWTLSLEAMVAAGADLVEIGIPFSDPVMDGPTIQEASVRALAGGATPASILDQIAAVDAGVPLVAMTYYNIVYRAGHRRFARMLAGAGVRGAILPDVPLEESSEWEQEALAAGVETALLAAPVTPDDRLAAICARSHGFVYGVNLMGVTGERDTLAGSASVLARRLKALTDKPVVMGFGISTPEQAAAAAAGADGVVVASALMRMLLDGKGPGAVGEAVAKFRSALDAG is encoded by the coding sequence ATGCCGGACCCGCCGGCGGACCCGCCGGCCGGCGTGCCCGTCGAGTCCACCCTGCGCGCCGCGGTGGCGGCCGGCCGCAAGCTCCTGATCACCTACGTCACCGGCGGGTTCGACCGCGAGTGGACCCTGTCGCTCGAGGCGATGGTGGCCGCCGGCGCCGACCTCGTGGAGATCGGCATCCCCTTCTCCGACCCCGTGATGGACGGTCCCACCATCCAGGAAGCATCGGTGCGGGCCCTCGCCGGCGGCGCCACCCCGGCCTCGATCCTCGACCAGATAGCGGCCGTCGACGCCGGCGTGCCGCTGGTCGCCATGACCTACTACAACATCGTCTACCGGGCCGGCCACCGGCGCTTCGCCCGGATGCTCGCCGGCGCCGGCGTGCGCGGTGCGATCCTGCCCGACGTGCCCTTGGAGGAGTCCTCGGAGTGGGAGCAGGAGGCATTGGCCGCCGGCGTGGAGACTGCCCTGCTCGCCGCGCCGGTCACCCCCGACGACCGCCTCGCGGCGATCTGCGCCCGGTCGCACGGGTTCGTCTACGGGGTGAACCTCATGGGCGTGACAGGGGAGCGCGACACGCTGGCCGGTTCCGCCTCCGTCCTCGCCCGCCGGCTGAAGGCGCTCACCGACAAGCCGGTCGTGATGGGCTTCGGAATCTCCACCCCCGAGCAGGCGGCGGCCGCCGCCGCCGGCGCCGACGGGGTGGTCGTGGCGTCGGCCCTCATGCGGATGCTGCTGGACGGCAAGGGGCCTGGGGCGGTGGGCGAGGCAGTGGCGAAGTTCCGCTCCGCTCTCGACGCCGGCTGA
- a CDS encoding type IV toxin-antitoxin system AbiEi family antitoxin domain-containing protein: MDHRVTDLLRRQYGVISRRDARALGMTEAKIRTQLRTGAWIEVSPGVYRHSASPQTPEQAIMASVLAAGPCAVASHQAAAYMWGLLDWGEAGQRASVGVPSPARPRSYGFDVHRSSDLDPARVKVWKGIPCTDPLRTFVDLAATVRDLQVLDKALDRGLASRLITIAGLRAEIGRRSRQGRNGVGRLRGRLIERGYLGGPTPSVLESRAIEFLRRYRLPLVSRELKTGPDGEFRIDFVLGDTDTPTSAAAPATAAAPATVATPAATPSVTNIAWEVDGYVWHFTPEHKARDDERRNTLHLQGWDLYVTDWRALTTKPASVAATLRAALSRRRRAPARP, from the coding sequence ATGGACCACCGGGTCACCGACTTGCTCCGCCGCCAATACGGCGTCATCTCGCGCCGCGACGCGCGGGCTCTCGGGATGACCGAAGCCAAGATCAGGACCCAGCTGCGAACGGGCGCGTGGATCGAGGTCAGCCCTGGTGTGTACCGGCATTCCGCGAGCCCACAAACGCCAGAGCAGGCGATCATGGCCTCGGTCCTTGCCGCCGGTCCGTGCGCGGTTGCCTCCCATCAGGCGGCGGCGTACATGTGGGGTCTGCTCGACTGGGGCGAGGCCGGGCAACGGGCGTCGGTTGGAGTTCCGAGCCCTGCCCGGCCGCGCAGCTACGGGTTCGACGTTCATCGCAGCAGCGATCTCGATCCAGCGCGGGTGAAGGTGTGGAAGGGCATCCCGTGTACCGACCCGCTGCGAACCTTCGTGGACCTGGCCGCCACCGTTCGCGACCTCCAGGTTCTAGACAAGGCTCTGGATCGAGGTCTCGCCAGTCGTCTGATCACCATCGCCGGCTTGCGGGCAGAGATAGGTCGCCGGTCCCGCCAGGGTCGCAACGGGGTCGGCCGGCTTCGAGGGCGCCTCATCGAGCGTGGCTACCTCGGGGGACCCACTCCGAGTGTGCTGGAAAGCCGGGCCATCGAGTTCCTCCGCCGGTACCGCCTGCCACTTGTATCCCGTGAGCTCAAGACCGGCCCGGACGGCGAGTTCCGCATCGACTTCGTGCTGGGGGACACGGACACGCCGACAAGCGCCGCCGCACCGGCCACAGCCGCCGCACCGGCCACAGTCGCCACGCCCGCCGCCACCCCCTCCGTCACCAACATCGCCTGGGAAGTCGACGGCTACGTCTGGCACTTCACTCCCGAACACAAGGCGCGCGACGACGAACGGCGCAACACCCTCCACCTGCAAGGCTGGGATCTCTACGTGACGGACTGGCGGGCGCTCACCACCAAGCCGGCATCTGTGGCCGCGACGTTGCGTGCCGCGCTCAGCCGCCGGCGGCGAGCTCCAGCACGACCTTGA
- a CDS encoding glucose 1-dehydrogenase, with protein MRAVTVLPLKSGTVDLTELPDPPESDGEVLVKTRAVGVCGTDLEIIAGEYGWAPPGEERLAIGHESLGEVVSAPSGGEFAAGDLVVAIVRRPCNHCSNCAVGEWDMCRSGDYVEWGIKQHHGYAREHYRITPDFLVKIDPSLGNLGVLLEPTTVVAKAWDHISRIGARAEWEPKSVLVTGAGPIGLLAALLGVQRGLEVHVLDQVTEGLKPTLVEKLGAHYHSGNVADVGISPDVAIECTGVGQLIFDVMDAAGSNGVVCLTGVSSGGRELSVDVGMLNRRMVLENDVVFGSVNANRRHYEAGAQALADADKDWLGKLITRSVPLESWRDAYTRQPNDVKVVLELAAGG; from the coding sequence AATCCGGCACCGTCGACCTCACCGAGTTACCGGATCCGCCGGAATCCGACGGGGAAGTGCTGGTCAAGACGCGGGCGGTCGGTGTGTGCGGCACGGACCTCGAGATCATCGCGGGTGAATACGGTTGGGCTCCTCCCGGCGAGGAGCGTCTCGCGATAGGTCACGAGTCGCTGGGCGAGGTCGTGTCGGCACCTTCCGGCGGCGAGTTCGCGGCCGGTGATCTTGTTGTCGCGATCGTGAGGCGGCCCTGCAACCACTGCTCCAACTGCGCCGTCGGCGAGTGGGACATGTGCCGGTCCGGCGACTATGTCGAGTGGGGAATCAAGCAGCACCACGGTTACGCGCGCGAGCACTACAGGATCACACCCGACTTCCTGGTGAAGATCGACCCGTCGCTGGGCAACCTCGGCGTGCTGCTGGAACCGACGACGGTTGTGGCCAAGGCGTGGGACCACATCTCGCGCATCGGTGCGAGAGCGGAGTGGGAGCCGAAGTCGGTGCTCGTAACAGGCGCCGGGCCGATCGGGCTGCTGGCGGCGTTGCTCGGTGTTCAGCGCGGGTTGGAGGTCCACGTGCTCGACCAGGTGACCGAGGGCTTGAAGCCCACGTTGGTCGAGAAGCTCGGCGCGCACTACCACAGCGGTAACGTCGCCGACGTCGGCATCTCGCCCGACGTCGCCATCGAGTGCACTGGCGTGGGGCAGCTCATCTTCGACGTGATGGATGCCGCCGGCAGTAACGGAGTGGTGTGCCTGACCGGCGTCTCGTCCGGCGGGCGCGAACTGTCGGTGGACGTGGGCATGCTCAACCGCCGGATGGTCCTCGAGAACGACGTCGTGTTCGGATCGGTCAACGCCAACCGGCGCCACTACGAGGCGGGGGCTCAGGCCCTCGCGGACGCCGACAAGGATTGGCTGGGGAAGCTGATCACGCGGTCGGTGCCGTTGGAATCGTGGCGCGACGCGTACACACGCCAGCCCAACGACGTCAAGGTCGTGCTGGAGCTCGCCGCCGGCGGCTGA